A section of the Harmonia axyridis chromosome 2, icHarAxyr1.1, whole genome shotgun sequence genome encodes:
- the LOC123673493 gene encoding uncharacterized protein LOC123673493 — translation MAISRLTTLCINFILYTILASCISAIHLPNQPTDRPHKLRLSSTTTAPVSGVATQSSESKDGVATYRFINSKTGTTCILLRTDAVVEVKFRLHNLEEQADSFVPEQALVEGDCKNEDYSYMRLSWTGYSLIISFSKSPGGELWYIDKVELTVSPDLPQLKGVHGNAIKLYHKTMLIPTPVGKSYSCEELDIDLETDKEDRPPPGLRGSLLLRALQLQPFMYKSEQFEPSMECKEMKTYRDETAPLAVGTTLAIFVLMTISGYAIFRYFKVKNVQYNTME, via the exons atacaatTTTAGCATCATGCATATCAGCAATTCATCTACCTAACCAGCCAACGGATCGGCCTCACAAACTAAGGCTAAGTTCCACCACAACTGCTCCAGTGAGTGGAGTTGCCACTCAAAGTTCAGAGAGTAAAGACGGGGTTGCAACATATCGTTTCATCAACAGCAAAACAGGAACTACCTGCATATTACTGAGAACTGATGCTGTGGTTGAG GTAAAATTCAGATTACACAATTTGGAAGAACAAGCTGACTCTTTCGTACCAGAACAAGCTTTAGTAGAAGGAGATTGCAAGAATGAAGATTATTCCTATATGAGATTGTCATGGACTGGATACAGTTTGATAATTAGCTTCTCAAAA TCACCTGGTGGAGAACTATGGTACATCGATAAAGTAGAACTAACTGTTAGTCCTGATCTTCCTCAACTGAAAGGAGTTCATG GTAATGCCATTAAGTTGTATCACAAAACGATGCTCATTCCAACACCTGTAGGAAAATCTTATTCCTGCGAAGAACTGGACATCGACCTAGAAACAGACAAGGAGGATAGACCACCACCAGGTCTGCGTGGTTCTCTTCTGCTTAGAGCACTTCAACTGCAACCCTTCATGTATAAGAGCGAGCAATTTGAACCTTCAATGGAATGTAAAGAAATGAAGACATATCGAGATGAAACAGCACCATTAGCTGTTGGTACAACCCTTGCCATTTTTGTACTGATGACTATTTCAGGCTACGCCATATTCAGGTACTTCAAAGTGAAAAATGTTCAGTACAACACTATGGAATAA